The following are from one region of the Alkalimarinus sediminis genome:
- a CDS encoding elongation factor P hydroxylase has translation MAVPPDVNDLIELFNHCFKESENTILVRGGDEPIYLPSDCKNPHNQVIFAHGYFSSALHEISHWCIAGKERRKQVDFGYWYEPDGRTVEQQQAFEVVEVKPQAIEWIFSVAAGVKFNISADNLGGEVSPTADLFRENVRTQAVKYLETGLPNNGQEFTQALINYYGTRDRMVASSFE, from the coding sequence ATGGCTGTACCCCCTGACGTTAACGACCTTATAGAATTGTTTAATCACTGCTTTAAAGAGTCTGAAAATACTATTCTAGTCAGGGGAGGGGATGAGCCTATTTACCTCCCTTCCGACTGCAAGAACCCCCACAATCAGGTTATATTTGCCCATGGGTATTTTAGTAGTGCGTTACATGAAATTAGTCATTGGTGTATTGCAGGCAAGGAGAGGCGTAAGCAAGTAGACTTTGGTTATTGGTATGAGCCAGATGGTCGTACGGTAGAGCAGCAGCAAGCATTTGAAGTGGTTGAAGTTAAACCTCAGGCGATAGAGTGGATTTTTTCAGTGGCTGCTGGGGTTAAGTTTAATATTAGTGCTGATAATTTAGGCGGCGAAGTTTCGCCGACTGCAGATCTATTTAGGGAGAATGTGCGAACTCAAGCCGTTAAGTATCTTGAAACTGGGCTTCCTAACAATGGCCAAGAGTTCACTCAGGCGTTAATAAACTACTATGGGACTCGCGACCGTATGGTGGCTAGTTCATTTGAGTAA
- the dsbD gene encoding protein-disulfide reductase DsbD has product MYRFIPFLAAILLFSSATSYASFGSGGSGFGKSLFADSEFLPVDTAFKFSSRVEGNHIVLVWDIEDGYYLYKERLKFEIDNTLGSLGTPVFSKSGKQKDDPNFGVVNVFYNDVVIKIPVTLNNAQEAPIEVTYQGCADAGLCYPPQSKSALFVSNTDSALLAPTPQQEAPVDYDSASGIFSFIQSASLPAIIGIFFLLGMGLTFTPCVFPMIPIISSIIAGQKNPTLWRSFSLSLAYVLGMSLTYATAGVITGMLGASANIQAYLQAPAVLITFSIVFVLLALSMFGFYELQLPEGIRNRLNNTSQNIKGGQTVGVFFIGALSALIVSPCVSAPLAGALLYISTTADASLGGLSLFALGLGMGVPLMAVGIGGGKFLPKAGHWMEIVKAAFGIMLIGVAIWLLERLLPSAVTLLLWSLLLGLTGAQMGAFEPAKVGWQRLSKGLGLFLVLYASTLFIGAITGASNPLTPLENITLGGNTNTSNSVSHIETPFNTIYSIDQLSAQKSQSEALNKPLLLDFYADWCISCKVMEREVFAKPEPAMLMSNFTLVQADVTKNDSGNQALLEEYNLFGPPSILFFDVNGNELKEFRVMGELNEEQFTRHINNVLKKLASAS; this is encoded by the coding sequence ATGTATAGATTTATTCCCTTTCTAGCAGCCATTTTACTGTTTTCTTCAGCAACTTCATACGCTTCTTTCGGTAGTGGTGGCTCTGGTTTTGGTAAAAGCTTATTTGCCGACTCTGAATTTCTACCTGTTGATACTGCTTTTAAATTCAGTTCTCGAGTTGAAGGAAACCATATCGTACTGGTATGGGACATAGAAGATGGCTACTACCTATATAAAGAGCGCCTAAAGTTTGAAATTGACAACACTCTAGGCAGCCTCGGGACCCCTGTTTTTTCGAAATCAGGCAAACAAAAAGATGACCCCAACTTTGGTGTAGTAAACGTCTTTTATAATGATGTTGTCATTAAGATACCCGTTACCCTAAATAATGCACAAGAAGCGCCTATTGAAGTCACTTACCAAGGCTGTGCAGATGCGGGTCTTTGCTACCCTCCACAATCTAAGAGTGCACTATTTGTCAGCAATACAGACTCAGCATTATTAGCACCTACACCTCAGCAAGAAGCGCCTGTAGATTATGATAGCGCAAGCGGCATTTTTAGTTTCATCCAATCTGCTAGTTTACCTGCCATTATTGGGATTTTCTTTCTGTTAGGCATGGGGTTAACATTTACACCCTGCGTATTCCCAATGATACCGATTATATCAAGCATTATTGCTGGTCAAAAAAACCCTACACTATGGCGCTCTTTCAGCCTTTCACTAGCTTACGTACTGGGAATGTCTCTCACCTATGCCACTGCTGGCGTTATCACAGGCATGCTTGGGGCGAGTGCGAACATACAAGCTTACCTTCAGGCTCCCGCAGTGCTTATTACCTTTTCTATTGTCTTTGTTCTGCTCGCCCTCTCTATGTTCGGCTTTTACGAGCTTCAACTTCCAGAAGGTATTAGAAACCGGTTAAATAACACCAGCCAGAACATTAAAGGCGGACAAACGGTTGGCGTATTTTTTATAGGGGCTTTATCAGCGCTAATCGTCTCACCATGCGTATCAGCCCCACTTGCCGGAGCCCTACTCTATATAAGTACAACCGCAGATGCGAGCCTGGGTGGCCTCTCACTATTTGCCTTGGGGCTCGGTATGGGTGTACCACTGATGGCTGTTGGCATTGGGGGCGGTAAGTTTCTACCTAAAGCCGGACACTGGATGGAAATCGTAAAAGCGGCCTTTGGCATTATGCTAATTGGTGTCGCTATTTGGCTATTAGAAAGACTGTTGCCTTCAGCCGTCACGCTGTTACTTTGGTCGCTATTACTAGGCTTAACAGGCGCTCAAATGGGCGCATTTGAGCCAGCAAAAGTCGGCTGGCAACGTCTCTCAAAGGGCTTAGGTTTATTCTTGGTCTTGTATGCCTCCACTCTATTTATTGGTGCAATAACAGGTGCGAGCAACCCTTTAACGCCGTTGGAAAACATTACATTAGGCGGCAACACCAACACCTCAAACTCAGTAAGCCATATAGAGACACCTTTTAATACGATTTATAGCATCGACCAACTAAGCGCCCAAAAGAGTCAATCGGAGGCTCTAAATAAACCCTTATTGCTAGACTTCTACGCTGATTGGTGTATCAGCTGCAAGGTGATGGAACGAGAAGTGTTCGCAAAGCCTGAGCCCGCAATGCTAATGTCCAACTTTACATTAGTTCAGGCTGACGTTACCAAGAATGACAGCGGCAACCAAGCACTGCTAGAGGAGTACAACTTATTTGGCCCTCCATCAATATTATTCTTTGATGTAAACGGCAACGAGCTCAAGGAGTTTCGAGTTATGGGAGAGTTAAACGAAGAGCAGTTTACCCGACACATTAATAACGTACTTAAAAAGTTAGCATCAGCAAGTTAA
- the tusA gene encoding sulfurtransferase TusA: MSKPEVSHKLDTKGLYCPEPVMMLHTKIDELSAGELLEVVATDPSTKRDIPKFCGFLGHELVEQCEKDANFYYLIKKG, encoded by the coding sequence ATGAGTAAGCCGGAAGTCAGTCATAAACTTGATACTAAGGGGTTATACTGCCCAGAGCCTGTAATGATGCTACATACAAAAATTGATGAGCTATCGGCGGGCGAATTGTTAGAGGTCGTTGCAACAGATCCATCGACCAAGCGAGATATTCCGAAATTCTGTGGGTTTTTAGGGCATGAGCTTGTTGAGCAGTGCGAAAAAGACGCTAATTTCTATTACCTGATAAAAAAAGGTTAG
- a CDS encoding antibiotic biosynthesis monooxygenase family protein has product MIRVIIERHIAETLETTYEQAAKNTLQEAVSADGFISGESLRNANDPNHRLILSNWRSVQDWHRWFASEERKEMMNVLNPMLETEEKITILEQA; this is encoded by the coding sequence ATGATTAGAGTAATTATTGAGCGCCACATTGCTGAAACACTCGAAACCACTTATGAACAGGCAGCAAAAAACACGTTGCAAGAGGCGGTTTCAGCTGATGGTTTTATCTCTGGTGAATCTTTGAGAAATGCCAACGACCCAAACCACCGACTCATTCTCTCAAACTGGAGAAGCGTCCAAGATTGGCATCGCTGGTTCGCATCTGAAGAGCGTAAAGAGATGATGAACGTACTTAACCCTATGCTTGAAACTGAAGAGAAGATCACCATCTTAGAGCAGGCATAA
- the rlmM gene encoding 23S rRNA (cytidine(2498)-2'-O)-methyltransferase RlmM: MKIILLYCRAGFEGECSQEIQEKASLVGVFGYCKTSKGQGFVEFVLSNAKDAHKVFNKVQLSSLIFTRQWARVSEPLEEVSREDRVQPIIDLLLSENRQVCGRVSVDSPDSEGTANLKTFTRKFTAPISKALRQNGLLTAKQDASLNVLCLFFSDFDKVYIGELDSQNSSSDHLGIPRLKFPKGAPSRSTLKLEEAWRTFFDKDEWYELLGGHQKAVDLGACPGGWTWQLVNQGMDVFSVDHGPMDEELMKSGHVTHVLEDGFVYKPPKKVDWMVCDIVDKPKRVSSMIIDWLVGGYCTKTVFNLKLPMKKRYQEVQECLQLIESALAENGLSCRIQAKQLYHDREEITCFIQVI, encoded by the coding sequence ATGAAAATTATTTTATTGTATTGCCGAGCTGGCTTTGAAGGTGAATGCTCTCAAGAGATTCAGGAGAAAGCCTCTTTGGTTGGGGTTTTTGGTTACTGTAAAACCAGTAAGGGACAAGGATTTGTAGAGTTTGTGCTATCTAATGCTAAAGATGCACATAAAGTGTTCAATAAAGTGCAGTTGAGTTCGCTAATTTTTACCCGTCAGTGGGCTCGTGTTAGTGAACCTTTAGAAGAGGTGTCTCGAGAAGATCGAGTTCAACCTATTATAGATTTGTTGTTATCTGAAAACAGGCAAGTCTGTGGCAGGGTTTCTGTTGACTCTCCCGATAGCGAAGGCACTGCTAACTTAAAAACATTTACGCGTAAATTTACTGCTCCCATCTCTAAGGCATTGCGACAGAATGGCTTGCTAACCGCCAAGCAAGATGCCTCTCTAAATGTGCTGTGTTTGTTTTTTTCTGACTTCGATAAAGTCTATATCGGCGAACTAGATAGCCAGAATAGCAGTTCTGATCACCTTGGCATACCACGTCTTAAGTTTCCAAAAGGGGCTCCAAGTCGTTCTACTTTGAAGCTCGAGGAAGCGTGGCGTACATTTTTTGACAAAGATGAGTGGTATGAATTGCTAGGAGGGCATCAAAAGGCGGTTGATCTGGGTGCATGTCCGGGCGGTTGGACTTGGCAGCTTGTTAATCAGGGGATGGATGTGTTTTCGGTGGATCATGGTCCTATGGATGAGGAGCTCATGAAAAGTGGTCATGTAACACATGTACTTGAGGATGGTTTTGTCTATAAACCGCCTAAAAAAGTTGATTGGATGGTGTGTGATATTGTAGATAAGCCGAAAAGAGTAAGCTCTATGATTATCGATTGGTTGGTAGGCGGTTACTGCACCAAAACCGTTTTTAATCTGAAGTTACCAATGAAAAAGCGATATCAAGAAGTGCAGGAGTGTTTGCAGTTAATTGAGTCTGCGTTGGCAGAAAATGGTTTAAGTTGTCGTATTCAAGCAAAACAGTTATACCATGATCGAGAGGAAATCACCTGCTTTATACAGGTGATATAG
- a CDS encoding methyl-accepting chemotaxis protein, which produces MRKNLPVVNQEHYIESSTILVTKTDIKGDINFCNDAFASVSGYTREELLGTPHSIIRHPSVPTAIYEELWNSLKHGKSWMGVIKNRCKSGEFYWTDTYIEPITDNDRIVGFEAISSPASDQQKLRAEIIYERLNAKCKSPTPKYYKLPPVVTGLASYILLASTTGLLIHTSPLSWALPIIGVSTLIIGIFFSLHLSKESKFIRDISDSIDSSKLTQYFYTGKVSNTSKIHTAFKVLERQRSVLNIRLKLAIADLAKHAERSQSTANKASLDSNLLYTRLSTTVEQYKNHIEQSANSTHSSDGDSTEGPELPDILRESANSSTATLRLVELLDINSTKATVLSDKLIEDCTQIATFLVEIKGIAEQTNLLALNASIEAARAGDAGRGFAVVADEVRTLATKTQHSTEAIEGLLEALNDDTSNTKSLLSEAREHVTQTLVELNTLNKSIEELSAVAQKGSTDLLNNHEELKHQQQLTAELIDCLSPIHLNAEVVNTRIEQTIESITELNNHLSSYCEPVDHHQ; this is translated from the coding sequence GTGCGCAAGAACTTACCTGTTGTTAACCAAGAACACTATATTGAAAGTTCAACAATATTGGTGACAAAGACCGATATTAAGGGTGACATAAATTTCTGCAACGACGCGTTTGCTTCGGTCTCTGGCTATACACGGGAAGAATTGCTTGGCACACCTCACAGTATTATTCGCCACCCCAGTGTCCCTACAGCTATTTATGAAGAACTTTGGAATAGCCTCAAACATGGCAAATCTTGGATGGGCGTAATAAAAAACCGATGCAAAAGTGGTGAATTCTATTGGACAGACACCTATATAGAACCAATAACCGACAACGACCGCATCGTTGGGTTTGAGGCAATCAGCTCACCTGCGTCTGACCAACAGAAACTGCGAGCTGAAATAATCTACGAGAGGCTTAATGCTAAATGTAAAAGTCCCACGCCTAAATACTACAAGCTGCCACCGGTCGTTACTGGTCTTGCATCTTATATTTTACTTGCATCAACAACGGGGTTATTAATACATACAAGCCCCCTTAGCTGGGCGCTTCCCATTATTGGGGTCTCTACCTTAATTATTGGCATCTTTTTCAGCCTACATCTATCTAAAGAGTCTAAGTTTATTAGAGATATCTCAGACAGCATAGACTCTAGCAAGCTGACGCAATACTTTTATACAGGGAAGGTTTCCAACACTTCCAAAATACATACAGCATTTAAAGTTTTAGAACGTCAACGCAGTGTTTTGAACATAAGACTTAAATTGGCTATCGCAGACTTAGCAAAGCATGCAGAGCGCTCTCAATCTACTGCGAATAAAGCATCTTTAGATAGCAACCTGCTCTACACGCGATTAAGCACGACTGTAGAGCAGTACAAAAATCATATCGAACAAAGCGCTAACTCAACCCATTCCAGTGACGGTGATTCGACGGAGGGCCCCGAACTCCCAGATATTTTACGCGAGAGCGCTAACTCCAGCACTGCAACTCTAAGGTTGGTTGAACTACTAGACATTAACTCAACCAAGGCGACAGTGCTATCAGATAAACTAATCGAAGATTGCACCCAAATAGCCACGTTTCTGGTAGAGATAAAAGGGATAGCAGAACAAACAAACCTATTGGCGCTGAACGCATCTATAGAAGCAGCAAGAGCGGGTGACGCTGGGCGAGGATTTGCCGTTGTCGCTGATGAGGTACGTACACTGGCCACAAAAACTCAACACTCTACCGAAGCAATTGAAGGATTACTCGAAGCTCTAAACGATGACACTAGCAACACTAAATCACTTTTAAGCGAAGCTAGAGAGCATGTCACTCAAACCCTGGTAGAACTCAATACCTTAAACAAATCCATCGAAGAGCTGAGTGCGGTGGCACAGAAAGGTAGCACTGACCTTCTTAATAATCATGAGGAGTTGAAGCACCAGCAGCAACTAACTGCAGAACTGATAGACTGCTTATCCCCGATCCATTTAAACGCTGAAGTGGTTAATACGAGAATAGAGCAAACAATAGAATCAATAACAGAGTTGAATAATCACCTATCGAGCTACTGTGAGCCGGTTGATCATCATCAATGA
- a CDS encoding helix-turn-helix domain-containing protein, translating to MNKISLTYPIENSHHVACRDCALHPVCDPTPVGNIALDISETLVSKKTPVKAGEVIYQEGQPFEDLYAFTTGSAKEVWHYNQPEQQVISFKIIGELAGQNAIANGIYPYTLVALEDSSICTIRYQDLLNSAKSLPHLLTKVIQLLSVDSHHESEIRKSFAIATNAEAKVRSFLYNISSRYKNRGRNHIDIKLSMSRSEIASYLGITKETLSRSLTLLQNKGLVESSGKFIHISNFDLLSRHEESI from the coding sequence ATGAATAAAATCTCACTCACTTATCCGATAGAAAACAGCCATCATGTTGCTTGCAGAGATTGCGCGCTTCACCCCGTTTGCGACCCTACACCAGTAGGTAATATAGCCCTCGATATATCAGAAACGCTTGTTTCCAAAAAAACACCTGTTAAGGCGGGAGAGGTAATCTACCAAGAAGGACAACCCTTTGAAGACCTATACGCCTTTACAACAGGCTCGGCAAAAGAAGTTTGGCACTACAACCAACCTGAGCAGCAGGTTATATCGTTTAAGATTATAGGTGAACTTGCTGGCCAAAATGCCATAGCAAACGGAATATATCCTTATACATTGGTAGCGCTTGAAGATAGCAGCATCTGCACGATCCGTTACCAAGACCTGCTTAATAGCGCGAAGAGCTTGCCGCACTTGTTAACAAAGGTCATCCAGTTACTATCCGTTGATAGCCATCATGAGTCCGAAATTAGAAAAAGTTTTGCGATAGCTACTAACGCTGAAGCAAAAGTAAGGTCTTTTTTGTACAATATATCGTCCCGCTATAAAAACAGGGGCCGAAATCATATTGATATTAAACTTAGTATGAGTAGAAGTGAAATCGCAAGTTACTTGGGTATTACCAAAGAGACATTAAGCCGATCACTCACCCTGCTACAGAACAAAGGCTTGGTAGAGAGTAGCGGTAAATTTATTCATATCTCGAATTTTGATTTGTTAAGCCGCCACGAAGAGAGCATTTAA
- the ccoN gene encoding cytochrome-c oxidase, cbb3-type subunit I, with protein sequence MSTVNNQTTYNYKVVRQFAIMTVVWGIVGMAAGVLIASQLVWPELNFDTAWLSFGRLRPLHTNAVIFAFGGSALFATSFYVVQRTCQARLFSDSLAAFCFWGWQVVIVLAAITLPMGFTTSKEYAELEWPIDILIAIVWVAYAVVFFGTIMKRKAKHIYVANWFFGAFILTVAVLHIVNNLEIPVTLWKSYSIYPGTIDAMVQWWYGHNAVGFFLTAGFLGIMYYFVPKQAGRPVYSYRLSIVHFWALISIYVWAGSHHLHYSALPDWAQSAGMVMSLILLAPSWGGMINGMMTLSGAWDKLRTDPILRFLVVSLSFYGMSTFEGPMMAIKTVNALSHNTDWTVGHVHSGALGWVAMVSIGAMYHLIPKLYNLNGMYSTSLINVHFWLATIGTVLYIAAMWVNGIMQGLMWRAINDDGTLTYSFVESLEASHAGYLVRAIGGAVFLAGMLIMAYNVWMTVRIKEAQALDNVPQTA encoded by the coding sequence ATGAGCACAGTAAACAATCAGACGACATACAACTACAAAGTGGTGCGCCAATTCGCCATTATGACTGTCGTGTGGGGTATTGTTGGGATGGCCGCTGGCGTATTAATCGCTTCGCAACTTGTGTGGCCAGAACTCAACTTCGATACGGCCTGGCTAAGCTTTGGTCGTCTTCGCCCTCTTCACACTAACGCAGTTATTTTTGCTTTTGGTGGTTCTGCACTTTTTGCAACCTCCTTCTATGTTGTGCAGCGCACTTGCCAAGCACGACTTTTTTCCGACTCTTTAGCAGCATTCTGCTTCTGGGGTTGGCAAGTAGTTATCGTACTTGCGGCTATAACATTGCCAATGGGTTTCACTACTTCAAAAGAATATGCTGAACTAGAGTGGCCGATAGATATTCTAATCGCCATCGTTTGGGTAGCTTATGCGGTTGTGTTCTTCGGCACGATCATGAAGCGTAAAGCAAAACATATTTACGTTGCCAACTGGTTCTTCGGTGCTTTCATTTTAACGGTTGCTGTACTACACATCGTCAACAACTTGGAAATCCCCGTTACCCTATGGAAATCTTACTCAATCTACCCTGGTACTATCGATGCGATGGTTCAGTGGTGGTATGGTCATAACGCTGTAGGCTTCTTCTTAACAGCTGGCTTCTTGGGTATTATGTACTACTTCGTACCTAAGCAAGCAGGTCGTCCAGTATACTCTTATAGACTATCTATCGTTCACTTCTGGGCACTGATCTCTATCTACGTTTGGGCTGGTTCTCACCACTTGCACTACAGTGCACTTCCTGACTGGGCTCAGAGCGCAGGTATGGTTATGTCACTTATCCTACTAGCGCCTTCTTGGGGTGGTATGATTAACGGTATGATGACACTATCTGGTGCGTGGGATAAATTACGTACAGACCCTATTCTTAGATTCCTTGTTGTATCGCTTTCGTTCTATGGTATGTCAACATTTGAAGGTCCAATGATGGCAATCAAGACAGTAAATGCGCTCTCTCACAACACTGACTGGACTGTAGGCCACGTTCATTCGGGCGCATTAGGTTGGGTTGCGATGGTTTCTATCGGTGCGATGTACCACTTGATTCCAAAACTATACAACCTCAATGGCATGTACAGCACCTCATTGATCAACGTTCACTTCTGGTTAGCGACCATCGGTACTGTTCTATACATCGCAGCAATGTGGGTAAACGGTATCATGCAGGGTCTAATGTGGAGAGCAATCAACGATGATGGCACTCTAACATACAGCTTTGTTGAGTCTTTGGAAGCAAGTCACGCCGGTTACCTAGTTCGTGCAATCGGTGGAGCAGTGTTCCTCGCAGGTATGCTGATTATGGCTTACAACGTATGGATGACTGTGCGCATTAAAGAAGCACAGGCTCTTGATAACGTCCCACAGACAGCTTAA
- the ccoO gene encoding cytochrome-c oxidase, cbb3-type subunit II produces MNHEVVEKNLGLMIALIIVAISFGALVEIVPLFFSKQVNEPVAGLKPLNALQLEGRDIYIREGCHVCHTQMIRPFRAETERYGHYSVAGEHVYEHPFLWGSKRTGPDLARVGGRYSDDWHRAHLYNPRNVVPESKMPSYPWLFTAKIDHKITPKRMEALRAVGVPYTDEDIAGASEAVKGKTEIEAMVAYLQQLGTVLKNKR; encoded by the coding sequence ATGAATCATGAAGTTGTAGAAAAAAACCTCGGGCTAATGATTGCTCTGATTATTGTAGCGATCAGTTTTGGGGCGCTAGTTGAGATCGTTCCTCTGTTTTTCTCTAAGCAGGTTAACGAGCCCGTAGCAGGTCTTAAGCCTTTAAATGCCCTGCAGTTAGAAGGTCGTGATATTTATATCCGTGAAGGTTGTCATGTATGTCATACGCAGATGATCAGACCATTCCGTGCAGAGACTGAGCGTTACGGTCACTACTCTGTAGCTGGAGAGCACGTTTATGAGCACCCTTTCCTTTGGGGTTCAAAACGTACTGGTCCTGACCTAGCTCGCGTAGGCGGACGTTACAGCGACGACTGGCACAGAGCTCACTTATACAACCCACGAAACGTTGTACCTGAGTCGAAAATGCCATCATACCCATGGTTATTTACCGCAAAGATTGACCACAAGATCACTCCAAAGCGTATGGAAGCCTTAAGAGCAGTTGGCGTACCATACACTGACGAAGATATTGCGGGTGCATCTGAAGCAGTTAAAGGTAAAACCGAAATTGAAGCAATGGTGGCTTATCTTCAGCAGCTGGGTACAGTGCTTAAGAATAAGCGGTAA
- a CDS encoding cbb3-type cytochrome oxidase subunit 3: MDINTLRGISTILVMIAFISICLWAYSSKRKKNFDDAANLPFEDEEIAKRTLIDTEKRDHE, from the coding sequence ATGGATATTAATACGTTACGTGGCATCTCTACAATTTTGGTAATGATTGCGTTCATCAGCATATGTCTTTGGGCTTACAGCTCTAAGCGTAAGAAGAACTTCGATGATGCAGCCAACCTGCCTTTTGAGGATGAAGAGATAGCCAAACGTACTTTGATCGATACGGAGAAAAGAGACCATGAGTAG
- the ccoP gene encoding cytochrome-c oxidase, cbb3-type subunit III — protein sequence MSSFWNAWIIIISLGSIFGCWWLLFATRKGQKSNTETEDTTGHVYDGIEEYDNPLPKWWFYMFLGTIFFGLAYYALYPGLGSYPGLLGWTSTNQWEKEVEEADAKYGPIFAAFAEKSVEELATDEAALKVGQRLYANNCALCHGSTARGSLGFPNLTDNDWLYGGSADAIKHSIALGRNGNMPAKGLNPAMTKSDLTDLTNYLLAFSGRSEDQASSERGAEMFQTACAACHGADAKGMEAMGAPNLTDNIWLYGGTPSMIMQTLEYGRAGVMPAHNELLGEEKVHVLAAYIYSLSQGK from the coding sequence ATGAGTAGTTTTTGGAACGCATGGATCATAATAATCAGTTTAGGTAGTATTTTTGGATGCTGGTGGTTGCTATTTGCCACTCGTAAAGGCCAAAAAAGTAATACTGAAACTGAAGATACAACAGGCCACGTTTACGATGGCATAGAAGAGTATGACAACCCACTTCCAAAGTGGTGGTTCTACATGTTTCTTGGCACGATCTTTTTCGGGCTAGCTTACTATGCTCTTTACCCTGGTCTGGGTTCATACCCTGGCCTTCTTGGTTGGACCTCTACCAACCAGTGGGAGAAAGAAGTTGAAGAAGCAGACGCTAAATACGGGCCTATATTTGCAGCATTCGCTGAGAAGTCAGTCGAAGAGCTTGCAACTGATGAGGCAGCATTAAAGGTAGGTCAACGTCTTTATGCTAATAACTGTGCGCTTTGCCACGGTTCTACTGCAAGAGGCTCTTTGGGTTTCCCTAACCTTACCGATAATGACTGGCTATACGGTGGTTCTGCAGATGCAATTAAACACTCAATTGCACTTGGTAGAAACGGCAACATGCCTGCTAAAGGCTTGAACCCTGCTATGACAAAATCAGATTTAACTGATTTGACTAACTACCTCTTAGCATTTAGCGGCAGATCTGAAGACCAAGCATCAAGTGAGCGCGGAGCAGAAATGTTCCAGACTGCTTGTGCAGCTTGTCACGGTGCAGACGCTAAAGGCATGGAAGCAATGGGCGCACCTAACTTGACTGATAATATATGGTTATATGGTGGTACCCCATCAATGATCATGCAAACACTCGAGTATGGTCGTGCTGGCGTAATGCCTGCTCACAATGAACTTCTTGGCGAAGAGAAGGTTCATGTGTTAGCCGCCTATATTTATAGCCTTTCACAAGGTAAATAA